In the genome of Magnolia sinica isolate HGM2019 chromosome 2, MsV1, whole genome shotgun sequence, one region contains:
- the LOC131237109 gene encoding trihelix transcription factor GT-1-like isoform X2 translates to MARRCTEISTLSALTADMESLDQNLERSIINEVQSISPVMPQECHLQNGRNVWSWRDGDCVDVPVWDSGMDCHPAIVQPPAGRVIIVKWGDMARKVGIDGSADAIKAAIRSAFGLRSKRTFWVEDEDGVVRSFDRTMPQTTYTLHIDPGVTIKLYHYDECSRQTTNSEDATLYSEDDFRELLARYGWQSLREVGTCKDVESIQELRPMASYHSSYFKDMSL, encoded by the exons ACATGGAATCAttggatcaaaatcttgagagAAGTATCATCAACGAAGTGCAGAGCATATCTCCTGTGATGCCTCAAGAATGCCATCTACAAAACGGGCGAAACGTGTGGAGCTGGAGGGATGGTGATTGTGTTG ATGTACCTGTCTGGGACAGCGGGATGGATTGCCATCCTGCGATAGTGCAGCCACCTGCAGGGCGTGTTATTATTGTAAAGTGGGGTGATATGGCCCGGAAAGTAGGAATTGATGGATCTGCGGATGCCATTAAAGCTGCCATTAGAAGTGCTTTTGGATTGAGGTCGAAACGAACCTTTTGGGTAGAAGATGAGGATGGTGTTGTGAGGAGCTTTGATCGCACCATGCCCCAGACGACTTACACACTTCATATCGATCCCG GTGTAACAATTAAGCTCTATCACTATGACGAATGCAGCAGACAGACGACAAACAGTGAAGACGCGACTTTGTATAGTGAAGATGACTTCCGTGAGCTCCTAGCCCGTTATGGATGGCAATCGCTGCGGGAGGTTGGCACTTGCAAGGATGTGGAGTCAATACAAGAGCTACGCCCCATGGCCTCTTACCACTCTAGTTATTTCAAAGACATGAGCTTGTGA